The Phosphitispora fastidiosa DNA segment TTAATGATATTTCCTACTGTATTGCCTCGTTCATTGACAATATCATACTCATTTGCTGTCTCTATAACCTGATTTTTAGGTTTATCCGTCTGACAACCTGAGATAAACACCATAAAAACTATACCGGCAAAAACCATGGAACTTGTAGTGATAATTTTTATGAACTTCTTTTGCTTCCTCAAACCATAATAAGCAATTAAATTAAAAATCGGTTTTTTCATTAAAAAGTCCATATGTTTATAACTCCTTCCTAGCTTTTATAAAAACTTCGTTGAAATACTGTGAGCAACTATTTCGATGTCTTCATAGGTATCATTTAAGATTGCCTCAATAGTATCAAAATACGCGTAAACCATTAGGATAGTTCTATGAGAATCGTCTTCACCAATTGAAACCCAACCAGTATCTCCATAGTAGTAAGCTCTGTCAATTTCTTTCAACCGACTTTTCCAATATTTCCAGCCATTATGATCCGGGTCCACCCATAACCCATTTTTGCTTATATGGGCATGTCCAAACATATATTTATATATTCCAAATATTATTTTATCCCTAGAAGCACTTTTCAAGTTCGGTTGTATCATATAGGTAATGCCATTAAATACTATGCCGGGTGCTTCAGACAAAGCTTTCTCTTGTAACCAACTAATACCTGCTGAACCTGCCTTTGCAACTCCAACTAAGAGCTTGCCTGCTCCTATAGTAACTGCTGCTGTTAACACATCTTTTGCAGCTTCAGGTAAGTCACCTCGATAGACATCATATCCTATTTTAACTGCATCTCCAACAAAGGGAACTAATGATACCATTTCAATTTTTTCATTCAATGATTCATTCTCAAAATATGCCCTCTTGTGTCCTAATTCTGTAAACCACCCCAGTCTATATTTTCCTGTGGGGTCACTAAAATTAATAGGGTTGTTCTGTACATATATGAATAAATTCTTACTCAGCGGGTTCTGCAGATTCCCCTCATACGTATCCCTACTCAGGAACCTCCCCGTCTCCGGCTCATAATACCTCGCCCGCAGGTACAGCAGTTCACTCTCCTGATCCCATATCTCACCGGTATAGCCGAAGGTGTTATGCAGTACATTCACGCCATCCTGGGACAGCTTACTGTTCCCCGGTGCAGGTTTGCCGAACTCATCATAACGGTAGTGGTCACGCTTGTTCCCGTCTGGCTTCACCATAAAGGTGACACTGCCTAAGCCGTCATAGAGGTAATACAGCGGGTCCTGGGATTCCGGCCTGGTCTCATCCAATGCCTCAACTTCGATACGCTCTAATCCGTAAGTATAGGCTGCGTTGAAGTTGCCATCTTCACCATAGGTCATCAATACCTGAGTAAGCGGGTCAGACACATCGTTGAGGTAATAAGTGATTTCAACTTTTTCACCTTCAGGGCCCTGGGGTATCTTCCCATTCTTATACCACCCCAGGTGTTTACCCCGATTTTCGTATTTCCCTTTTTTGCGGTAGCCCTTCTTAGCCTTGGCCTTCTCTTTTTTAGCTTCTCTATCCTTTATATCGAGGTCTTTATTCTTTACTTTAGCACTGTCTTTGCCGTTATTGACCTTATCCTTTTCATTTCCGTTCTCTTTACCGTTGTCAGGCTTATCCTTGTCATTCCCATTGCCGTTACTGCCGCCGCTATTACCGCCACCGTTATTCCCACTGCTGCCGCCGCCATTTCCGCCGCTGTTGCCTTTGCTTTTGCCTCCCTCACCCCTGTCATTCTTCAGCAGCATATAGACCAGGTCAGCCCTCTGCTTCTTAACCTTCTGCTGGCCGGGAGGCACAAACTCAGGGTCATTGCCTTTGCCGTTGTCCTGTTTAATCTCTTCTTCATGCCACGGCTGGGTCATAGCTGACAGCTTGGTGATGCGGTTGCCGTCACCGTCATATTCGAATCCGACCCACTTATCCTGGTGAAAGTTTACTTCTGTGAGGCGGTTCTCGTAATCCCAGGTATATGTGGTTACCCGGTCCCCGGGCTCTATTCTGGTGGTCCTGTTCCCGTTATTGTCATAGCGGAACTCGGTGTATGGGCCTTCATTCATGTTGTACCTGAGCAGTTCATTTGCTTCGTTGTATTCATATTTCGTGGTGGTGATGCAATCCCCTTCTGTTTTTGTCATTTTTATCCTGTTGCCCGCCGGGTCATAGTCATAGGTCACCTGGCCGCCATTGGGGTTGTCCACTCCAATGAGCTGGTTTAGGGGGTCATATTCATAATCTGTGGTATAGACCATGTCTTCTACGGTCTGGGTGAAGCTATCCCGGTTCCCGGCCCCGTTATACGTATATTCATACTTGGCCAGGAGTTTGTCTGCCGGGTTTCTGCTGGCAATAGCAGTGAGCTGGTTTGCCCTGTCATAGTCATATGAGGTGACTACCCCGTTTGGTAAGACAGTATCTGTGCGGCGGCCCACGGCGTCATATTTGTACGTAGTGGCTTTACCCAGCCGGTCGGTTACCGTTTCCAGGCGGTTCAGGTTATCATAACTGTAGGTTACTTCCTTACCGTCAGGGTAGCGGACTTTTGTTTTCTGGTCCAGTTGGTTGTAGCCATATTCGGTGGTCATGTCATCCTGGTTGGTTACTGCAGTCAGGCGGCCCATTTGGTCATAGTCATACCAGGTGGTACCATACATGTCTTCCATCCATTCCCGTTTACCCTGGTCGTTATAGCCGTATTCGACATAGCTGCCATCAGGGTAATAGGCCCCCAGGAGGCGGTTGAGTTCATCATATTCATATTCTACGTTGCTGCCATTGGGGTCTGTCTTGGAGATGATGTTGCCGTTTTGGTCATAGTCAAACGAGTTCTTTTGCCCCAGGGGATTGATTACTTCGGTAAGCAGGTTCTTCTGGTTGTATCTGTATTCGGTGGTATGGTGATTGGCATCAGTGAATAAGACCAGGTTTCCGACATCATCATATTTGTACCTGGTGGTATTGTTTTTGGCATCAATAACCTGTTCCAGACGTCCATTGGCATCATAGCCGAACTTGGTGGTATTATTATTGCCGTCTGTGACTGCCAGCCGGTTGCCGTTTTTGTCAAGTTCGATCTCGGTATCACGGTTTAACGGGTCAGCCACCCCAACCAGACGGCCCATGTCGTCATACTCATAGGTGGTCCTCTGGCCCAGGGCGTCAATCATAGCTGTCCGGTTGTTTGTCTCATCATACTCGAACCGGGTGATGTTCCCTGCCGGGTTGATTACCTTTTCCAGGTTGTTGTTATCATCATAACGGTAGGCATATGTCTGATTCAGGGTATTGGTGACGGTCTCCCTGTTGCCGGAACGGTCATAGGTGAATTTGGTGGTGCTCCCTATCTGGTCGATAACCTCTCTTACCCTTGACTGGCTGTCATACCGGTACTCTGTGACTGTCCCGTCAAAGTCTGTGTAGGTGAGGGTATTGCCCAGGTCGTCATAGGTGTATGCAGCTCTCCGCCCCAGGGGGTCGATAACTGCTTCCAGGCGGTTCAGGATATCATATTCATAGTATGTGGTTTCACCTTTGGCATCTATGACTGCTGTCCTGTTCCCATTGGGGTCATAGGAATATGTGGTGATATCCCCGGCAGGCTCGATAATTTCCCGCAGCCGGCCCAGGTCATCATAGCGGTAATCAGTCCGGTTGTTGTTGGCATCCTTTGTCCACAAACGGCTGCCGTTGCCGTCATAACCCATCCAGGTATATTTCCCCAGGGGGTCTTTTCCCCTGACCATTAGTCCCCTGCTTTCATATTCAAAGGTGGTCACATTCCCCTCAGGGTCCCTGGTGCCTGTCAGGTAATTGTTATAGTTGTAGCTGTTGATGGTTGTGCCGATGGGTGTCCTTTCTTCCAGCAGGTTGCCGTTGTCGTCATATTCATAATATGTGTAGTTCCCTTTGGGGTCTTCGACTTCTTCCAGCCTGCTGATACCGTCATAGCGGTAATAAGTGATATATCCCCTGCCGTCTTTTACTGTGGCTGCATTCCCGTCAGAGTCATAGGTATAGGACACCGTTTTCCCTGCCGGGTCTGATACTGATTTTACCTGGCCGGAGCCGTAATAGGTATATGTGGTTGTCTTCCCTTCGGCATCAGTCACCCTAAGGAGGTTGCCATTTCCGTCATATTCCAGGAGGGTCTTATTGTCCATGGCATCAATGATGTCTGTAACATTGTTGTCATTATCATATACATAGGTGTTCTCTTTACCGTCTGCATTTATAACTGAGGTCAGGTTGTTCCGGGTGTCATAATCATATTGGGTCACATTGCCCATGGCATCAGTCACCGTGTCCCGGTTGCCCCGTCCGTCATAATGGTACTCTGCCAGGATGCGGGTTGCCGAAGCAGAGGTAACCACAGGATCCGGTTCTCCCGTCACAGTTCCTTCATTTATGGACATATCCGTGATGCCGGATACCGTGCCCCCGGTTTGGGTATCAGTGAATTTGCTGTCCTCTGCCGGTGCCGCATAATTTACATAAACCGTCCCGTCAGCCGTATCAGGCCCGGAGATGCTTGTCACCCGGTATTCGCTGTCAAATTCATAAATAAATTCATTTCCATTACGGTCGGTATATGTTGTCCTCCCGCTGTCATAATCCATGCTGACAGTATAACCGGCGGCATCGGTCTGCCTGATGACCCGACCCTGACTGTCATATTCATTAACTACAGCCACATTGCCCATAGGGTCGGTTACCTTGGTAACCAGGTAGTTGTCATGGGCCAGGCCCTCTTCATCCACATAGCCATATTCATACTTTACAGCCCCGCCGTTGGGGTCAATTACCTGGAGGAGCCGTCCCCAGTTGTCATAGTCATAGTCCACCTGGCGGCCTTCAGGATCCTGGATTATGATCACCCGGCCCATTTCGTCATAATACAGGGTACAGGTCCTTCCGGCAGCATCAGTCACCTGCCGCAGCAGTCCTTCCCCGTCATAGGTCATGGTTACCGCATTCCCGTTGCGGTCGGTAACCCGGTCCAGCATCCCGTCATCATTGAAGTGATAGACGGTGTCATATTTGGTGATGACTGAATAGGTCCCGTCACCGTTCTTCACCAGTTGTTCGGTGACATCATCATCAGAGACATAACGGCTACCCGACTTACGGAAGAAATACCCTCCCCCGTCACCGCCGGTGGCCAGTATGGAACCATCCTCATATTTTACCAGCATCTTGTCATAGCCCATGTACCAGTTCTGCCCCATAGGCCCCCGGTATATTTCAGGTTCCCGGGCATTAAAGAACCTGGTGAATTCCACCGGCAGCCCCAGGGCGTCAAAGGACAGGTCGGTATCTATGACAAAGAAGTTCCCGGTGGCAGCATCAACAGAGTTGCCGACTATATCACCATTGGCATATAAGGGCCTTATCTTTTCCCTCAAGCGGTATTCCTCATCAGGGTTTATGATGATCTCTCCGCCTATATATGGTTTTTCCCGTTTGGGGTCAGGGATAAGGACATAGTCCCCGACAACCATATCAAGCTCTGAATCAATTTCATTTATTTCTTTGAGCAGGTCATCTTTTGTCCCGTCCAGGTAATAGAATTTGGCCATCCTCTTCATCCTGGCCCCTTTGCTGTACCTGGTCACCAGGAATTTCTGGGAGGTGGTGTCACCGGTAATTGTCTCGGTATGGGTTTCGCCCTCTTCATCGGTCCATTCAATTTCATATGTATAGTACATGGAGATGGTCTTGTATTTACCTTCTTCAAAGGTCAGCCCGTCTATTTCCCAGTCACCGCTGCTGTCAGCAGAGGTGGTATAGTTATCCCCGTCACCGGTGGAGAGATATATCCTGGCATCATCCCTAGCACTGCCGTAAACCCTGATTTCACCTGTATCACGGTCGATGCCCAGGCTGAAGTCCGCCGATGGCTGGGGCGGGTTCAGGGTATATGTGTAAGCCAGTTTGGGATGTTTGCTGTTATATGTGTCTGACCTGGGGTCATCATCAGCGCCATAGTTGCTGGAAATTAATTTTACATAACCTGAGCCGGAACCGGGGACAAGGGCCAGTCCTCCGTTCTTCTTGACCGGGTCTTCCATCCACCTCTGGACCAGGTCCAGGACATCAAAATTCCACCACCCGGAAGACGGGCCTGCCGTGCTGTCAACAAGCTCACCCAGGGTATCGCCCCGTGCGGACACGGTCTGCCACCAGTTCCATGTCAATACCTCATAATCCCACATCACGTCAGGGATTACCCGGTACAGGTCAACAGAATCCGGACTGCCCCCTGCGGCATAAACAGAAAAGGTGGCTTCCGTTACCGTGGCATTGGCTTCACGGATAATATCACGGAAATAGAAGAAACTCATGGTATCCCCAAATCCGGCAGTATCCCCCACATAGAGGTGTTCACTGTCATTATAGGCGGTATCGGGGTACTTTGAGGAAATAAAGGTGTCCCTGCCGAAGCGTTCTCCCGGCTGGAGGGTGGGGTCGATGACAACAGGATAAGCCCTGTCCGGGGCAGTGAGCCATTCGGGGTCGGCTGTCACGGTGAGCACCGTTTCGCCAAACAGGCCGTATTTACGACTTATTTCTGCAGTTACGGCCTGAGAGCGTTCGCCCCTGGCATCATACATGTATGGTGTGGGCATGTTCCAGATAACATCACCTGTACCGGGGTCGGTGAAATCGATAGAGCCATCGTCCCGCATGCTGTAGTCCAGGTGCCTTATATCAAGGGCAAACTTAAACTCAGACGGGGCCTCCGGGTCATTAAGGATGATTTCCTCCTTCAGGGTTTTCCCGTCAATAATGTACCTGAGGTCGGTATGGTCTGTTATGCCGCGGTAGATTAAGGTATTCTGTACAGCCCTGGCCGGACTTTCTTTACTGCCCAGAAGGCGCCAGGCAATGGCATGCTCCTTCTGCTGTATCTCTCCCAGCTTCTGTTCCCCCGGCTTCCCCCAGAACATCTCCCGGGAGGCTGTACCGGACGTTTCACGGACCGTTTCACCGGCCTTTTCACGGGACTTAACCCATGAATTCTCAGAAAAGCGCACTTTAAGGCTGTTGGCCCGGTTTTCAAAGGCATAGCCTTTTTCCGGTGACTCCACCAGGGTATTATCTATGTCTGCCAGCCCGTTGTTTTCATCCCTGTAATGGACCGGTTCCTGGTAGACCTCAGTCCTGTATTCACTGTCACTGATTTTGAAGGTTTTGGAGTACTCAGTTCTTTTCTCCCTGACCTCATTTCTGCTTTTGGCCTCCAGGACCGCCGGGTTTCTGGGCTTTTTGGGCCCTGCAGTCTCGGGCAGGACATTTTTGTCCCTGCCCGGCTCGTTTTTCTCAGGCCCGGTGTCATAGACCGTGTCATCAACCTTCTTGGCCGCTGCCGGGCGCAGGAACCCTTCAAAACCTCCCAGGGTCCATTCCTGCACAGCCAGCCTGATTACCCCGTCCAGGGCCCCCATGTTCAGGGCCAGGGCCAGAACAACAGCCAGGACCTTAATCCACAACTGCTTTTTAAATGTTTTTCTCATTCATCATTCCTCCTTCGCAGACGCAAAAAACACCTACCCGATAAGATAGGCGCTTCTACTGTAATGTAATATAGCAAATTCTGCTTCGGCAGCCCGGCTGTCATAGCATATCACGGTTAATAAAAGTCGGTCGCGATATGCTTTAGACCCGTGGCTTTGCGCCCCCGCCTTTCGGCGGGTTTGCCTTTATCGGGGAATTGAATCTTGTTTATTCTGGATCTTGTTTATTCTGGATCTTGTTTATTCTGGATTTTGTTTATTTTATGCTCCTTTTTACATTTTACCACCTTTTTTTACATTTTCCGGCAAAAGGGTCTGAAATGCGGTTTTCGGGGTCTAAAATGCGGTTTTGGGGGTATGAAATGTAGTCTGCCCCTATTCAATTATTGATTCCTCTTTCTCAATTGATAAAACAACAGAAACCCGGAGCAAGGTCAAAGACATAAAAAAATATACTTTCTATACGTTGAAAAAGCTGCCGGCTTATACTAAGCCGGCAGCTTTATATTACTATAAGACTCTGTATTACTAAGAATCTACTTTTCTAAAAGAAATCGAAAAGTTGTCCTTTAAGCTGAACTGAAATAAGCGCCATGACCAAAATGAACGTGAAAATAGCCCCCACAAAGAAAAACCTTTTAAAGCCCCCGGAGGGCATTAACAAGTACCAGAAAAGGCCTGAAGCCTTTTCTTCTTTTTCCTTTGCCGCTTCCCTGGCCTTCATTTTAGCAAAACTCTGGGCACATGAAGGACATTCATCCAGGTGTTTTTCCATCTCTTGCCTGAGATCCTCTGACAGCTTATCATCAATCAGGTCGAACATCAGGTATCTACACTCATGACAATTCAAGAAACCTACCTCCTGTGCCCCTTATTTCCTGCGCAGAAATGCCGGAATATCAAGGTCATCAGTCGCAAATGGTTTTATGTCCAGTTCGGAATTAATTTCCTTGCGGTTAAACTTTTGGTCAAAACCCGTAGCTATAACGGTTACCCGGACTTCATCTTCCATCGACTCATCAATCACCGCGCCAAAGATAATATTTGCCTCGGGATCAGCAGCCTGGGCTATAATTTCGGCAGCCTCATTGACTTCAAAGAGCGCCAGACTGGAACCGCCGGTGATGTTCAGCAGCACACCCCGGGCTCCTTCGATTGAGGTCTCCAAAAGCGGGCTGGAAATAGCTGACTCAGCCGCCTCTGAGGCTCTTTTTTCACCTGAAGCAATACCAATTCCCATTAGGGCCGACCCTGTTTCAGTCATAATTGTCTTCACATCAGCAAAATCAAGATTGATAAGTCCAGGTACCGCAATCAAGTCAGATATGCCCTGGACACCCTGGCGCAGGACGTCATCTGCTATCCTGAAAGCCTCCACAATAGAAGTATGTTTGTCGATTACCTGGAGCAGCCTGTCATTTGGAATTGTTATCAGGGTATCGACTTTATTCTTTAAGTTGGAAATACCGCCTTCGGCCTGGGTCAGGCGCTTTCTTCCCTCAAAGGTGAAGGGTTTGGTCACCACCCCGACAGTAAGAGCGCCGATTTCTTTAGCCACTTCAGCCACAATAGGAGCAGCTCCTGTCCCGGTGCCGCCACCCATACCTGCGGTAACAAATACCATGTCAGCACCGTTAAGGGCCTTGGCTAACTCTTCCCTGCTCTCCTCAGCAGCCTTTTGCCCAATCTCGGGATTGGCTCCGGCTCCGAGTCCTTTAGTCAGTTTGGCTCCAATCTGCATCTTGTGCTGAGCTTCTGACATATACAGAGCCTGGGCATCAGTATTTACCGTAATAAACTCTACACCCTTCAACCCTGCCGTAATCATCCTATTGACCGCATTTCCTCCTCCGCCGCCAACGCCGATGACTTTTATATTGGCAAACTGGTCCATATCGATTTCAAATTCAAGCATTAAAATTTTGACCTCCTTTGAAGCTCTACTCCCCTTTAAAGTATATGAACCCCATTCATTTTTCAAGATACCAAAACCGGAATAATGGTAAAATTCCACATGGAACTTAAATTCCCTCTTTTTGAATTTCAATTTTTTCTACTTTTTTAAAATGTGCCTCCTTATAATTGCAAGGTTTTGAAAGATCCTGACCCCAAAGGCAAATATGGCTGCGGTATACAGCGCTACCCCGATTCTTTCCCCGATATAGGCAAGTCCGGCGGCCAGCAGAGTATTGCTGAAAAAGCCTGTTATAAAGATAGTATCATCAAACTTCTTTTCCATTCCGGCCCTGATTCCCCCAAATACCGAGTCCAGTGCAGCCAGTACCGCAACCGACATATACTGGGCATAAGCCTGAGGCAGAGAAGGCGCCTGAATGCCTA contains these protein-coding regions:
- a CDS encoding DNRLRE domain-containing protein — protein: MRKTFKKQLWIKVLAVVLALALNMGALDGVIRLAVQEWTLGGFEGFLRPAAAKKVDDTVYDTGPEKNEPGRDKNVLPETAGPKKPRNPAVLEAKSRNEVREKRTEYSKTFKISDSEYRTEVYQEPVHYRDENNGLADIDNTLVESPEKGYAFENRANSLKVRFSENSWVKSREKAGETVRETSGTASREMFWGKPGEQKLGEIQQKEHAIAWRLLGSKESPARAVQNTLIYRGITDHTDLRYIIDGKTLKEEIILNDPEAPSEFKFALDIRHLDYSMRDDGSIDFTDPGTGDVIWNMPTPYMYDARGERSQAVTAEISRKYGLFGETVLTVTADPEWLTAPDRAYPVVIDPTLQPGERFGRDTFISSKYPDTAYNDSEHLYVGDTAGFGDTMSFFYFRDIIREANATVTEATFSVYAAGGSPDSVDLYRVIPDVMWDYEVLTWNWWQTVSARGDTLGELVDSTAGPSSGWWNFDVLDLVQRWMEDPVKKNGGLALVPGSGSGYVKLISSNYGADDDPRSDTYNSKHPKLAYTYTLNPPQPSADFSLGIDRDTGEIRVYGSARDDARIYLSTGDGDNYTTSADSSGDWEIDGLTFEEGKYKTISMYYTYEIEWTDEEGETHTETITGDTTSQKFLVTRYSKGARMKRMAKFYYLDGTKDDLLKEINEIDSELDMVVGDYVLIPDPKREKPYIGGEIIINPDEEYRLREKIRPLYANGDIVGNSVDAATGNFFVIDTDLSFDALGLPVEFTRFFNAREPEIYRGPMGQNWYMGYDKMLVKYEDGSILATGGDGGGYFFRKSGSRYVSDDDVTEQLVKNGDGTYSVITKYDTVYHFNDDGMLDRVTDRNGNAVTMTYDGEGLLRQVTDAAGRTCTLYYDEMGRVIIIQDPEGRQVDYDYDNWGRLLQVIDPNGGAVKYEYGYVDEEGLAHDNYLVTKVTDPMGNVAVVNEYDSQGRVIRQTDAAGYTVSMDYDSGRTTYTDRNGNEFIYEFDSEYRVTSISGPDTADGTVYVNYAAPAEDSKFTDTQTGGTVSGITDMSINEGTVTGEPDPVVTSASATRILAEYHYDGRGNRDTVTDAMGNVTQYDYDTRNNLTSVINADGKENTYVYDNDNNVTDIIDAMDNKTLLEYDGNGNLLRVTDAEGKTTTYTYYGSGQVKSVSDPAGKTVSYTYDSDGNAATVKDGRGYITYYRYDGISRLEEVEDPKGNYTYYEYDDNGNLLEERTPIGTTINSYNYNNYLTGTRDPEGNVTTFEYESRGLMVRGKDPLGKYTWMGYDGNGSRLWTKDANNNRTDYRYDDLGRLREIIEPAGDITTYSYDPNGNRTAVIDAKGETTYYEYDILNRLEAVIDPLGRRAAYTYDDLGNTLTYTDFDGTVTEYRYDSQSRVREVIDQIGSTTKFTYDRSGNRETVTNTLNQTYAYRYDDNNNLEKVINPAGNITRFEYDETNNRTAMIDALGQRTTYEYDDMGRLVGVADPLNRDTEIELDKNGNRLAVTDGNNNTTKFGYDANGRLEQVIDAKNNTTRYKYDDVGNLVLFTDANHHTTEYRYNQKNLLTEVINPLGQKNSFDYDQNGNIISKTDPNGSNVEYEYDELNRLLGAYYPDGSYVEYGYNDQGKREWMEDMYGTTWYDYDQMGRLTAVTNQDDMTTEYGYNQLDQKTKVRYPDGKEVTYSYDNLNRLETVTDRLGKATTYKYDAVGRRTDTVLPNGVVTSYDYDRANQLTAIASRNPADKLLAKYEYTYNGAGNRDSFTQTVEDMVYTTDYEYDPLNQLIGVDNPNGGQVTYDYDPAGNRIKMTKTEGDCITTTKYEYNEANELLRYNMNEGPYTEFRYDNNGNRTTRIEPGDRVTTYTWDYENRLTEVNFHQDKWVGFEYDGDGNRITKLSAMTQPWHEEEIKQDNGKGNDPEFVPPGQQKVKKQRADLVYMLLKNDRGEGGKSKGNSGGNGGGSSGNNGGGNSGGSNGNGNDKDKPDNGKENGNEKDKVNNGKDSAKVKNKDLDIKDREAKKEKAKAKKGYRKKGKYENRGKHLGWYKNGKIPQGPEGEKVEITYYLNDVSDPLTQVLMTYGEDGNFNAAYTYGLERIEVEALDETRPESQDPLYYLYDGLGSVTFMVKPDGNKRDHYRYDEFGKPAPGNSKLSQDGVNVLHNTFGYTGEIWDQESELLYLRARYYEPETGRFLSRDTYEGNLQNPLSKNLFIYVQNNPINFSDPTGKYRLGWFTELGHKRAYFENESLNEKIEMVSLVPFVGDAVKIGYDVYRGDLPEAAKDVLTAAVTIGAGKLLVGVAKAGSAGISWLQEKALSEAPGIVFNGITYMIQPNLKSASRDKIIFGIYKYMFGHAHISKNGLWVDPDHNGWKYWKSRLKEIDRAYYYGDTGWVSIGEDDSHRTILMVYAYFDTIEAILNDTYEDIEIVAHSISTKFL
- a CDS encoding anti-sigma factor family protein, which encodes MNCHECRYLMFDLIDDKLSEDLRQEMEKHLDECPSCAQSFAKMKAREAAKEKEEKASGLFWYLLMPSGGFKRFFFVGAIFTFILVMALISVQLKGQLFDFF
- the ftsZ gene encoding cell division protein FtsZ translates to MLEFEIDMDQFANIKVIGVGGGGGNAVNRMITAGLKGVEFITVNTDAQALYMSEAQHKMQIGAKLTKGLGAGANPEIGQKAAEESREELAKALNGADMVFVTAGMGGGTGTGAAPIVAEVAKEIGALTVGVVTKPFTFEGRKRLTQAEGGISNLKNKVDTLITIPNDRLLQVIDKHTSIVEAFRIADDVLRQGVQGISDLIAVPGLINLDFADVKTIMTETGSALMGIGIASGEKRASEAAESAISSPLLETSIEGARGVLLNITGGSSLALFEVNEAAEIIAQAADPEANIIFGAVIDESMEDEVRVTVIATGFDQKFNRKEINSELDIKPFATDDLDIPAFLRRK
- a CDS encoding small basic family protein; this encodes MWLPLLGLIIGIVIGIQAPSLPQAYAQYMSVAVLAALDSVFGGIRAGMEKKFDDTIFITGFFSNTLLAAGLAYIGERIGVALYTAAIFAFGVRIFQNLAIIRRHILKK